CGGCGATCTGGGATGACAGCCCCTCGGCCACCAGATAATCAACTTCCTGCCATGCGGCGGCGGGGTCCGGATTCATGATGATGTCAAGCGCGACCGCGACAGGCATCCCATCCGCACGGATCTGGGACGGGAGGCAATGAGTCTGCAGAACCTGGCCGGGCTTGCGCGCGCCATGGCGTGAGATTTCCTCAATTTCGTCACCATTCTGGACATAAAGCGTCAGGTGCCGGGCGAATCGGCGCATCCAGTTCAGACGATTGGCATCGACGACGACACGCGTGCCCGGCGGCGCAATGCGCACCAGCTTGATGAGGGCTTCCGTTTTATAGCCGAGTCCCGACCATACCAATGGGACACCACTGTCCGGCGTGGTCTCGGCTCGTTGACGTTTGGGCATTATCCTGTTCCTGATTGATCCCGAAGCAGATTATCGGGACTTCAGCGGCGCTCAAATCAGATGCAACCGCTTTTCAAAACCGGTATAAGGTCACAAATGGGCATTCGGTTTCACAAAATGCACGGGCTCGGTAACGATTTTATCATAATTGACACGCGTCATCAGCCTCTGCATCTCTCAACAAAACTTGTCACGCAATTATGTGACCGCCACTTCGGAATCGGTTGCGACCAACTTGTTCTGCTGGATGCGGCGTCGCGCGCAGAGGCCACGATTCGCGTCCGGTTTTTCAACCCGGATGGGTCGGAGGCCGGGGCCTGTGGCAATGCGTCACGATGTGTCGCCGCGCTTTCAGGAGGGAAGGCCGTGCTGGAGACGGCGGCCGGTCTTCTCCCCTGTGACATGAATGATGCCGGACAGATCACGGTCGATATGGGGCCACCCCGCCTCGATTGGGCGGAGATCCCGCTGGCGCACGCCTGTGACACGACGTCATTGCCGATCGAGGGCGCGCCAGCCGCATGTTCCATGGGCAACCCGCACGCGACATTTTTTGACGGGGTGGCGGCGGCCGCGACATCTGGCCCCGTTTTTGAATGTGACCCCATTTTTCCGCAACGCGCCAATATTGGATTTGCCGAAATCGAAGCCCGCGACAAAATGCGCCTCCGTGTCTGGGAGCGGGGCGCGGGGTTGACCCTGGCCTGTGGTTCCGGCGCGTGTGCGGCGGTCGTGAATGGTGTCCGGCGTGGGCTGATTGACCGATCATGCCGCGTCATATTGGATGGCGGGACGCTCGACATTACCTATCGGGATGATGATCACGTTTTGATGACCGGTCCCGCCTCTTATGTTTTTGAAGGGGAATTTCCCCTTGTCTGACGCAATGGCGCCGACAGGCGGTACTGATCCTTCACAGATCATCACATTTGGCTGTCGACTTAACCTGCATGAGAGTGAGGAGATGGCCAGGCTCGGTGCCGGCCAGGGCAAAATGATCGTCGTCAATAGCTGCGCGGTGACGACAAGCGCGGAGAGACAGGCGCGGCAGGCCATCCGCAAAATACACCGTGCCCACCCCGATGCCGATATTATCGTCACCGGATGCGCGTCGGAAATCGCGCCGGACGCTTATCGTGCACTCCCTGGTGTGACGCGCATCGTCCCGAACCGCGATAAATTGCAGGCGGCTCAATGGGCTTCAGCCCCTGTCAAAACCGGCCCGGCCGAGGTGCCCGGGCAACATATCCGCGCCTTTCTGCAGGTTCAGCAAGGTTGTGACCATCAATGCACATTCTGTATCATTCCGTATGGGCGCGGGGCGTCACGCTCCTTCCCGGTGGCGGAGGTGATTGCGAAAGCCCGATCCCTCATCGCCGCGGGTCATCAGGAACTCGTTGTGACGGGTGTGGATATCGCGTCCTGGGGTGTCGATCTTCTGGGTCGCCCCGCTCTCGGCACGCTGTGTCGCGCCATCCTGCGTGAGGTGCCGGAGCTTCGGCGCCTGCGCCTGTCATCTGTTGACCCGGCTGCCTTCGATGATGATCTATGGACGCTGATCGCGGAAGAGCCGCGCCTGCTGCCGCATCTGCATTTGTCCCTCCAGGCCGCCAGCAACCTCGTCTTAAAGCGCATGAAGCGCCGTCACAGCCGGGAAGACGCCCTTCACCTCGTCAAACGCGCGCGGGACTTGCGGCCGGACATGGCTTTCGGCGCAGACCTGATTGCAGGCTTCCCGACGGAAACGGCGGCGCAGGCGCAGGAAACTTACGATTTTGTCGCGGCGTGTGAGATCGCTTATATTCACGCCTTTCCTTACAGTGAACGCCCGGGCACGCCCGCCGCGCGTATGCCGCCTGTGCCGCACCCGCAACGCACTGCGCGCGCCGCCCGATTGCGTGAATGCGGTGCGGCTAACCGGCGCGCTTACTGGTCACGCCTGATCGGGCAGGAAACAGAAATCCTGATGGAGAAAGACGGGATGGGCCGCTCCCCGCATTTTGCGCCCGTCAAAATCGCCTCTCACCTGGCGCAGCGCGGGGAGATCATCACCGTGCGGCTTGTCGCCCTTGACAAGGAGGCTATCGTGGCGGAGATCGGGGCACATGGCTAGTTTCTTCTCCCGCCTCAAACAGGGCCTTAACCGCTCCTCCCAGAAAATCAACGCGGCGCTGACACATCGGACGTTGGACGATGCTGCTTTAAACGCGCTTGAAGATGCGCTGATCGGCGCGGATCTCGGCCCCGCTGTCGCGGCGCGCGTGATACAGGATTTTCGTCGGACGCGCTTCGGTAAAGACGTTTCGACTGAGGAAATTCACCGCGTTCTGTCGCAGGAGATCGCGCGCGTGCTGGCACCCGTTGCCACGCCCTTCACGCCGGACGTGGCGCATAAGCCGCATGTCGTCCTCGTCGTCGGGGTGAATGGCGTGGGCAAGACGACCACAATCGGCAAAATGGCCCAATGGTTCGCGCAGAGAAACCTGACTTCCATGCTTGTGGCGGGCGATACATTCCGCGCCGCGGCGACGGAACAATTGGAGATCTGGGGGCAGCGTGTCGGGGCGCGGGTGATCTCCGGGAAGCAGGGCGGGGATGCGGCCGGCCTGGCTTTTGACGGGATTCAGAAGGCGCGGGAAGATGGGTGTGACCTCGTTTTTATCGATACAGCGGGGCGCCTCCATAATAAAGGCGCGCTGATGGATGAGCTGACGAAAATCATCCGCGTCATGCGCAAAATCGATGAAACGGCACCGCATTCCGTCCTGCTCGTGCTGGATGCGACGACAGGTCAGAACGCGCTGGAGCAGGTGAGGGTCTTCAAGGAGCTTGTCAACGTGTCCGGCCTTGTCGTCACGAAGCTGGATGGCTCCGCTCGTGGGGGTGTCGTGATTGCGCTTGCTGAAAATTTCGGCCTGCCGGTGCATTTTGTCGGTGTGGGTGAGCAGGCTGATGACCTCCAACCTTTCTCAGCGCTGCAATTTGCGGAGGGTCTGGTCGCGGGTCAGATCAAAGATGACGCTGATTGATGCGCCGGGCTGAGCGGGCCAGGGTAACGATAAAAATCAGTTTTTATTGAGAAAATCCGGCAACAATTAAATAAAAAACTTGTTTGTTAAGAGCGAAGGCGCTAAGGGGCGGCTTCTTGGCACAAGCGGGGGCGATTTGCCCAACGCAGCCGTCTACTGGTTTGGGGGTACGTGATGAACGCACTTGCTCAAATGGGGATGGTATCGGACTTTCCGAGAGATAACCAAAAAGCGCTGACATCGACAGAATCTGGCATCGTCCAGAAAGATTATTTTATTGAAAGAGATGGTGAGCAATTTGCCGGGCACCATCTTCTCGTGGATTTTTGGGGTGCCAAAAATCTTGATGATCCGGAGCTCATAGAAAAATCTCTTCGCGATGCGGCAGAAGCCGCAGGCGCCACCATCCTGCACGGCCATTTTCACCATTTTACGCCGAATGGCGGGGTGTCGGGCGTGCTTGTCCTGGCTGAGAGTCATATCTCGATCCATACATGGCCGGAGCGAAGTTTTGCAGCGGTGGATGTGTTTATGTGCGGGGCCTGTGACCCGCTCAAGACGCTTCCCGTGATGCAATCCTGCTTTAAGGCGGATCGGATCAATGACTCATTTTTGAGGCGGGGCCGCATTCAATCAGGCGTCTGACTGCCTGAATTTCTTCACGTCTTTATTTTGAAATAAGCGCCGGTATGACTGCCGGCGCGCATATCCTTGCGTCGCAAGGGTTAAGGGTAAGCCATGACTGAAAACTGGATCCACGAGTCACTCTACCCCACATGGTGTCAGAGCTTTAAAATCGAGAAAATGCTCATCGAAAAGAAAAGCGCGTTTCAAGACATTAAATTGTTCGAGACGGCTTATCATGGGCGCGTCCTGCTGCTTGATGGTGTCGTGCAGGTCACGGAAAAAGACGAGTTTCCGTATCATGAAATGATCACCCACGTGCCGCTTCTGACCCATGGTGCGGCAAAGCGCGTGCTGATTATCGGCGCGGGAGACGGGGGCGTGCTGCGTCACGTCCTCATGCATCGCACTGTTGAAAAAGCGGTCATGGTTGAGATTGATGCGGACGTTATCGACCTCTCCAAACAATTTATGCCACAAATCGGGGGCGCGTCCTGGGACGATCCGCGCGCGGACGTCATTGTCGGCGACGGCATTGCCTATGTCGCCAAAGCTGAAGATGCGTCTTTCGACGTGATTATTGTGGATTCGACAGACCCGATCGGCGTCGGAGAGGTGCTTTTCACGGACGCATTTTATCAGGAATGTGCGCGCATTTTGTCGCCCCGCGGCATCATCGTCAATCAGTGCGGCGTGCCCTTTATGCAGAGTGAGGAGTTGGAGGTGACAAGCCGCCGCCGTCGGCAATTCTTCCCGCATGTCTCGGCCTATGTTGTGTCCATGCCAACTTATGTCGGGGGCTTCATGGCGTTGGGTTTTGCCAGCAAGGACGCCCATCTGACTTTGCCTGCCACGTCGGAGATCGCCGCGCGCGCGCAGGCTGCCGGATTGAACGGTGATTCATTTTACTGGTCACCCGATGTGCAGCATGCCGCTTTCGCCCTGCCACCCTATATTGGTCGCTGCCTTCCCCAACGGTGAAATTTACCCTCATCGCCGCGTTGAGGATTGTTCCCGAAGCGTCAAACGTGACGCTGCGCGCGCGGTGAGGGTGCTTCATTGATCCGATACTGCTTTTTTATTTTGAGGAGGGCCGGTCATGACCCCCAAATTGAAAATGTTTTTCTCGGAAGGTGCCTTGCCAACACCTTATCTCGCCGTCGACCTCGACCGTGTCGCCAAGCAATATCGGCGGATGGTTAAAGCGATGCCGTGGGCGAAAGTTTTTTACGCGGTCAAAGCCAACCCTGCCGCGCCAATCCTGAAAACACTGGTGCGCGCCAAAGCGGGTTTTGACGCGGCCTCGATTGAGGAAGTGCGCCAATGCCTGGCGGCTGGATGTGCGCCATCGGATATTTCCTACGGTAACCCGATCAAAAAATCCGCATCTATCGCAGAGGCCGCGTCCCTCGGTGTTAGGCTGTTCGTTTGCGATAGTGAGGAGGAACTTCAGAAAATCGCGCAACATGCACCGGGGGCGAAAATCTACACGCGTCTCGGGGTTGATAATGAGGGCGCGGATTGGCCCCTTTCACAGAAATTCGGGGCCTCTGCATCGACCTGTGCTTCTCTGTTGCGCAAAGCCTCGGATCTGGGACTCATCCCCTATGGCGTGTCGTTTCATGTTGGAAGTCAGCAGGGCTCCCCCGCTGCCTATATTGACGCGATCCACCAGGCCGCGCGTATTTTTCAAGATGTCGCGGCGCATGGCATCAAACTGACCATGCTGAATATTGGCGGCGGTTTCCCCGTTCAATATCGCGCCCCGGTGCCGGAAATTGAGCGTTTCGCCTCAGAGATTGATGCGGCTTTAACGACAGCGTTCGGCGCGGCGCGGCCCTTCATCATGTCGGAGCCGGGTCGTTACCTCGTCGCTGAAGCCGGGATCGTGTGCAGTGAAGTCGTGCTGAATGCGCGGCGGGAGCTTCCGGGGCAGGAGGGGGACTGGCTCTATCTCGATATCGGCCGCTTCGGTGGTCTGGCGGAAACGGAGGATGAGGCCATCCGCTACGACATCGTGTCCCTCCGGCAGCAGGCGCCGCAACGCCCTTTTGTCCTTGCCGGACCGACGTGTGATGGGGTGGATATACTTTATCGGAAAAATAAAGTGTCCCTGCCGTCAGATTTGAAAGAAGGCGACCGTGTAGCGCTTCTCGCCGCTGGCGCTTATGTTTCGACCTATTCGTCTCAGGGTTTTAACGGCTTCGCACCCCTTTCCGAACATTATATTTGATCGGGGCGCCGCTATTCCGGCGGCGGAGAGCCGGAGACGCGATGTCAATCCAAGTCGAAATGCTTCGGCGAAAATGAAATGGTGACCCCATTTTCGCCAATCCTGCGCCTAGAGTGGAATGACGTTCTGGGCGGCGTCCGTTAAAATCGTAATTCCGGGGAGGAGCTTGCCTTCAAGCCACTCCAGAAAAGCGCCGCCTGCCGTTGAAACATACGTCATATCATGCACGACCCCGGCATGGCGGAGCGCTGAGACCGTATCACCGCCCCCGGCAATCGTTTTCAACTTACCCGATTTTGTCAGTGCGGCGGCTTCCTGCGCGACAGCGACCGTTGCCTTGTCGAAAGGCGCGATCTCAAACGCGCCGAGAGGGCCATTCCAGACAAGCGTCTTCAGATCCCTCAATTTGGACGTAATGAGGGAGATGGTCTCGGGCCCTGCATCGAGCACCATTTTATCGTCCGGGATGTCACCGGTCTTACAAACGCGGGAAGGCGCATTCCTTTCAAATTTGTCCGCAATGACGACATCGACAGGAAGAACAACCTCGCAGTTATTTTCCCGCGCCTTGGCCAGGATATCGCGCGCCGTTTCATGCATGTCGGCTTCCTGGAGTGATTTCCCGATGGCGACACCCTGCGCGGCGAGGAATGTGTTGGCCATCGCCCCGCCAATAAACAGCACATCAACCTTCTCAAGCAGGTTGCCGATCAGATCGAGCTTCGTGGAGATTTTCGCCCCGCCGATCAGAGCGCCAACAGGTCGGTCCGGATTTTCGAGCGCGGTGGAGAGTGCGCTGAGCTCCGCCTCCATCAGGCGACCTGCGAAGGAGGGCAGATGGCGCGCGACACCCTCGGTTGAGGCATGGGCGCGATGCGCGGCTGAGAAGGCGTCATTGACGTAAACATCGCCAAGCTTCGCCAGCATGGCTGAAAATTCCGGGTCGTTCGCCTCTTCCCCTTCATGGAAGCGGGTATTTTCCAGCAGAAGGACTTCCGTATCCTCTAACCGGGCCACAGCCTGCTCCACTTCCGGGCCGATACAGTTGGGCACGAAATGCACGTCGCGCTTCAGCCGGGCAGAGATGATCTCCGCAATCGGCCCGAGAGACATATGCGGCACAACCTTGCCTTTGGGCCGATCAAAATGGCTCAGCACGATGACGCGCGCCCCTTTACGGGCCAATTCGTCAATCGTGGGCAGAAGACGGTCAATGCGCGTCGTGTCCGTGACTTGACCGTCGCGAACGGGCACGTTGAGGTCAGCGCGCAGAAGCACGCGCTTGCCCTCCGGTGAAAGATGATTCAGCGTGCGTAACGTGCCCATTGCTTTACCTTCCCTTACAGGCTCGCGAAAAGTGCGGCTGTGTCCGACATGCGGTTCGAGAAGCCCCACTCATTGTCATACCATGCGCAGACGCGCACCATCTTGCCGCCATCCACCAGCGATGTCTGCGTTGCATCGAAGGTTGAAGAGGCCGGGCTGTGGTTGAAGTCACCACTGACAAGCGGCGCCTCATTATAAGCCAGAATGCCTTTGAGAGGCCCCTCTGCCGCCTGACGCATCGCGTCATTGATTTCCTGCACCGAAGCTGGCGTGCGTGTCGGCACGATGTCCAGTGATACGACTGAAACGTTCGGCGTGGGCACACGGATTGACGTGCCATCCAGCCGTCCCTTCAGATGGGGCAGGACGAGGCCGATCGCCTTTGCGGCACCGGTCGATGTGGGGATCATGTTCAGTGAGGCCGCACGCGCGCGACGCGGGTCACGATGATGCGTGTCGACCGTGCGTTGATCACCCGTAAAGGAGTGAATGGTCACCATGTAACCACACGTGATGCCAATCGTCTCATCCAGAATTTTTGCGACCGGCGCGAGGCAGTTTGTCGTGCAGGAAGCGTTGGAAATCACCGTCATATCGGGTGTGAGCATGGCATTATTGACGCCGTAGACGATCGTCGCGTCAACATCCGTCCCGGGGGCGGAAATAATGACCTTCCGCGCACCGGCCTTCAAAAGGGCTGAAGCTTTTTCCTTGGAGGTGAAAAGCCCGGTGCACTCCATCGCCACATCCACGCCTTTAAAAGGCACGGCTGACGGGTCACGCTCAGCCGACACATGGATAGGGTCCCACTGCCGACCATTCGCGGAGATGATCAGCTTGTCGCCCTCCGCCCTCACATCAGCGGGGAGCCGTCCATGGACGCTGTCATAGGCGAGCAGATGGGCATTTTCCGCCACACTGCCGAGATCATTGATCGCAACGGGGACGACATCGGTGCGGCCACTTTCAATGATACTGCGAAGAACAAGCCGTCCGATACGTCCAAAACCATTAATAGCGATCTTTGTCGCCATGATAACCTCCAGCCTCACAAACTCTGTTTTGCCGCCCTAACCTAACATTTTCCCACGCTGTGTTAAGAGGCGGGGCCGTTGAAAAGCATCAAATTGTGAAAAAACCGTTCAGTCTGCAGGTTTCTGCTTGCCGATCTCCGGAAATCACCGCACATTTCTCATGATGGAGAAAAATCTTGCCCCGTGGCGGAATTGGCCGGTCGATGCGTCATCCTGCGTCGCATATATCATGCGCGCCGCGCCAGTCACTTGCGGGTTGCTCCTACTCCTGAGCAGTTGCGCGCCTCCCGGGCAACGATGGTTTGACTCCCATACGGGTCGCCGCCCAGAGCCGCCGCGCAAGCCCGTCATTACCCAGCCCGCACCAGCACCCTTCATCAAATTTTCCGATGATACGCCGGAGGATGACTGGGCGCCGGTCGTTACAAAATCCGTCAAATTTGCCTTGGCGCGCAAAGCTCAGCTCCTCTTCGTGGTGCAGGCCACCTGTCCGGCACCGGCAGATCTGAAGGGGCAGGCTGACCAGTTACGTCAAGCCAGTGACACAACATTGCGATCCTTATTGACGGTGATGCGTGCAGCGGGGGCGGATGCCTCCCAGATCTTGATTTCGGCGCGCGTGCAGCAAAATGTCGCCCATTGCGTTTATCATATCGATCCAGAATGAGGCGTTGCGGCCTTATCGGCCGATCTGCCTCGACCTGACCCCGGACGCGCCGCTAACCGCGTCGGGGTGGGCCATCGCCAAGTCATGAAGGGACCGGATAAAACATGGCGATCAAAAAAGATATTTGGCGCACCGGACTCTGCTTCGCGCCGGTCGATGACATCGTGACGATGGGCGGTTTCTCCGGTTTCGACGTGACCTGGCTTCCCGATATGCCCCGTTCCTACCAGTTCCGGGCCGATCCGTTTGGCTTGCGGCTGGGGGATAATCTGCATCTTTTCAGTGAGGTGTTCGATTATCGGGACCGCCATGGACGCATTGAGTGGGCAGCACTTGATGCGAAGGGGCGCGTCATCGAGTCGCGCATTGTCCTCGAAAAGCCCTGGCATTTATCCTACCCGCAGGTCTTTGCGTCCGAGGGTGAGATCTGGATGCTGCCGGAGGCCTTCCAATCCGGAAAACTGACGCTTTACCGCGCCAAAACCTTCCCGGATGAATGGGAGGCGACATGCGATATTGCGCTCGGGGAAGACGTTGCCATTGACGCAACGATTTTGAATTTCCACGGCATGTGGTGGCTGTTCTACACGCCGCTCCACGCGGTTAAAAGCGGGGTCAATGCGCTGCATTGCGCTTATGCGAATCGCTTGACAGGGCATTGGACGCGACATGCCGGCAACCCGATCCGGGTTGATCATGCCAGCGCCCGACCGGGCGGTATGGCGGTTGAAATTGATGGGAAGGTGATGCTGCCGGTTCAGGATTGTGTGGGGGGTTACGGGCGTGGCATCCGGCCTTTATGGCTTGACAGTTTAAGCCCCGCCTCGGTCAAAATCTCCTGCGGGCCGCGCCTTAACCCGGCCCCCGGTTTCAAGCCTTATCTTGAAGGGCTCCACACGCTCTCCGCCTGCGGCGATTTGACTTTTTTCGACGTGAAAAAACGCACCCTCTCCCCCAATCTGCTCATGATCGAAGCCCGACGCGCCCTTCGCAACCGCGCGGCGCAACGACGCCAGGACGTCTGAACTACGAGGGCGTCGGCTGGGCGTGCGTTCGGCCCTTGATGGCCCGCCGCGTACATCGCCGCGCACTCCAGACCCAATAAATGAACACGGCGAAATTGCAGATGGCCGCCGTATAACATGCGCCCGTAAGCGAAAATCTGCGCGTCAGCACCACCAACATCGGGAAGTAGAGGAGAAGCAGGATGGAGCGCGCACGCACCAGGCGCGACACATGCCCCATGACAATCAGCA
This genomic stretch from Candidatus Kirkpatrickella diaphorinae harbors:
- the dapF gene encoding diaminopimelate epimerase; amino-acid sequence: MGIRFHKMHGLGNDFIIIDTRHQPLHLSTKLVTQLCDRHFGIGCDQLVLLDAASRAEATIRVRFFNPDGSEAGACGNASRCVAALSGGKAVLETAAGLLPCDMNDAGQITVDMGPPRLDWAEIPLAHACDTTSLPIEGAPAACSMGNPHATFFDGVAAAATSGPVFECDPIFPQRANIGFAEIEARDKMRLRVWERGAGLTLACGSGACAAVVNGVRRGLIDRSCRVILDGGTLDITYRDDDHVLMTGPASYVFEGEFPLV
- the mtaB gene encoding tRNA (N(6)-L-threonylcarbamoyladenosine(37)-C(2))-methylthiotransferase MtaB; its protein translation is MAPTGGTDPSQIITFGCRLNLHESEEMARLGAGQGKMIVVNSCAVTTSAERQARQAIRKIHRAHPDADIIVTGCASEIAPDAYRALPGVTRIVPNRDKLQAAQWASAPVKTGPAEVPGQHIRAFLQVQQGCDHQCTFCIIPYGRGASRSFPVAEVIAKARSLIAAGHQELVVTGVDIASWGVDLLGRPALGTLCRAILREVPELRRLRLSSVDPAAFDDDLWTLIAEEPRLLPHLHLSLQAASNLVLKRMKRRHSREDALHLVKRARDLRPDMAFGADLIAGFPTETAAQAQETYDFVAACEIAYIHAFPYSERPGTPAARMPPVPHPQRTARAARLRECGAANRRAYWSRLIGQETEILMEKDGMGRSPHFAPVKIASHLAQRGEIITVRLVALDKEAIVAEIGAHG
- the ftsY gene encoding signal recognition particle-docking protein FtsY, translating into MASFFSRLKQGLNRSSQKINAALTHRTLDDAALNALEDALIGADLGPAVAARVIQDFRRTRFGKDVSTEEIHRVLSQEIARVLAPVATPFTPDVAHKPHVVLVVGVNGVGKTTTIGKMAQWFAQRNLTSMLVAGDTFRAAATEQLEIWGQRVGARVISGKQGGDAAGLAFDGIQKAREDGCDLVFIDTAGRLHNKGALMDELTKIIRVMRKIDETAPHSVLLVLDATTGQNALEQVRVFKELVNVSGLVVTKLDGSARGGVVIALAENFGLPVHFVGVGEQADDLQPFSALQFAEGLVAGQIKDDAD
- the speD gene encoding adenosylmethionine decarboxylase; its protein translation is MNALAQMGMVSDFPRDNQKALTSTESGIVQKDYFIERDGEQFAGHHLLVDFWGAKNLDDPELIEKSLRDAAEAAGATILHGHFHHFTPNGGVSGVLVLAESHISIHTWPERSFAAVDVFMCGACDPLKTLPVMQSCFKADRINDSFLRRGRIQSGV
- the speE gene encoding polyamine aminopropyltransferase; amino-acid sequence: MTENWIHESLYPTWCQSFKIEKMLIEKKSAFQDIKLFETAYHGRVLLLDGVVQVTEKDEFPYHEMITHVPLLTHGAAKRVLIIGAGDGGVLRHVLMHRTVEKAVMVEIDADVIDLSKQFMPQIGGASWDDPRADVIVGDGIAYVAKAEDASFDVIIVDSTDPIGVGEVLFTDAFYQECARILSPRGIIVNQCGVPFMQSEELEVTSRRRRQFFPHVSAYVVSMPTYVGGFMALGFASKDAHLTLPATSEIAARAQAAGLNGDSFYWSPDVQHAAFALPPYIGRCLPQR
- a CDS encoding type III PLP-dependent enzyme — its product is MTPKLKMFFSEGALPTPYLAVDLDRVAKQYRRMVKAMPWAKVFYAVKANPAAPILKTLVRAKAGFDAASIEEVRQCLAAGCAPSDISYGNPIKKSASIAEAASLGVRLFVCDSEEELQKIAQHAPGAKIYTRLGVDNEGADWPLSQKFGASASTCASLLRKASDLGLIPYGVSFHVGSQQGSPAAYIDAIHQAARIFQDVAAHGIKLTMLNIGGGFPVQYRAPVPEIERFASEIDAALTTAFGAARPFIMSEPGRYLVAEAGIVCSEVVLNARRELPGQEGDWLYLDIGRFGGLAETEDEAIRYDIVSLRQQAPQRPFVLAGPTCDGVDILYRKNKVSLPSDLKEGDRVALLAAGAYVSTYSSQGFNGFAPLSEHYI
- a CDS encoding phosphoglycerate kinase; translated protein: MGTLRTLNHLSPEGKRVLLRADLNVPVRDGQVTDTTRIDRLLPTIDELARKGARVIVLSHFDRPKGKVVPHMSLGPIAEIISARLKRDVHFVPNCIGPEVEQAVARLEDTEVLLLENTRFHEGEEANDPEFSAMLAKLGDVYVNDAFSAAHRAHASTEGVARHLPSFAGRLMEAELSALSTALENPDRPVGALIGGAKISTKLDLIGNLLEKVDVLFIGGAMANTFLAAQGVAIGKSLQEADMHETARDILAKARENNCEVVLPVDVVIADKFERNAPSRVCKTGDIPDDKMVLDAGPETISLITSKLRDLKTLVWNGPLGAFEIAPFDKATVAVAQEAAALTKSGKLKTIAGGGDTVSALRHAGVVHDMTYVSTAGGAFLEWLEGKLLPGITILTDAAQNVIPL
- the gap gene encoding type I glyceraldehyde-3-phosphate dehydrogenase — its product is MATKIAINGFGRIGRLVLRSIIESGRTDVVPVAINDLGSVAENAHLLAYDSVHGRLPADVRAEGDKLIISANGRQWDPIHVSAERDPSAVPFKGVDVAMECTGLFTSKEKASALLKAGARKVIISAPGTDVDATIVYGVNNAMLTPDMTVISNASCTTNCLAPVAKILDETIGITCGYMVTIHSFTGDQRTVDTHHRDPRRARAASLNMIPTSTGAAKAIGLVLPHLKGRLDGTSIRVPTPNVSVVSLDIVPTRTPASVQEINDAMRQAAEGPLKGILAYNEAPLVSGDFNHSPASSTFDATQTSLVDGGKMVRVCAWYDNEWGFSNRMSDTAALFASL
- a CDS encoding glucosamine inositolphosphorylceramide transferase family protein, which translates into the protein MAIKKDIWRTGLCFAPVDDIVTMGGFSGFDVTWLPDMPRSYQFRADPFGLRLGDNLHLFSEVFDYRDRHGRIEWAALDAKGRVIESRIVLEKPWHLSYPQVFASEGEIWMLPEAFQSGKLTLYRAKTFPDEWEATCDIALGEDVAIDATILNFHGMWWLFYTPLHAVKSGVNALHCAYANRLTGHWTRHAGNPIRVDHASARPGGMAVEIDGKVMLPVQDCVGGYGRGIRPLWLDSLSPASVKISCGPRLNPAPGFKPYLEGLHTLSACGDLTFFDVKKRTLSPNLLMIEARRALRNRAAQRRQDV